A window of the Tripterygium wilfordii isolate XIE 37 chromosome 12, ASM1340144v1, whole genome shotgun sequence genome harbors these coding sequences:
- the LOC120011128 gene encoding ethylene-responsive transcription factor ERF014, which yields MVKTEQNIQSDPSKKMLSPSPTTSLKKMKKFKGVRMRSWGSWVSEIRAPNQKTRIWLGSYSTPEAAARAYDAALLCLKGTSANFNFPISSSSHYIPSDKIMSPKSIQRLAAAAAAAVSSPPPESSSSSIPSSPSVSDHIDDDVSLIPSNESTTSCCYNIEPMSMADSWFNFDDQLFNSGASLFNPAPMVDDFYFEGDFSLWSFAD from the coding sequence ATGGTGAAGACAGAGCAGAATATCCAATCAGACCCATCAAAGAAAATGCTGTCACCATCACCAACAACAtcattgaagaagatgaagaagttcAAGGGTGTGAGAATGAGGAGCTGGGGTTCATGGGTGTCAGAGATCAGAGCTCCAAATCAAAAAACAAGAATCTGGTTAGGCTCATATTCAACCCCTGAAGCAGCAGCCAGAGCATATGATGCTGCCCTACTCTGTCTTAAAGGAACTTCTGCAAATTTTAACTTCCCAATCTCTTCCTCCTCACATTACATTCCTTCAGACAAAATCATGTCTCCCAAATCAATCCAAAGACTTGCCGCCGCCGCTGCTGCTGCAGTGTCATCTCCTCCTCCtgaatcatcttcatcatcaatccCATCATCTCCATCAGTTTCTGATcatattgatgatgatgtttcATTGATTCCATCAAATGAGTCCACCACCAGCTGCTGCTACAATATTGAACCAATGTCTATGGCAGATTCATGGTTCAACTTTGATGATCAGTTGTTCAACAGTGGAGCCTCATTATTCAATCCAGCACCCATGGTGGATGATTTTTACTTTGAAGGAGATTTCAGTCTATGGAGCTTTGCAGATTAA